The Chloroflexota bacterium genome includes a region encoding these proteins:
- a CDS encoding glycosyltransferase family 2 protein: MQDVAIIIVSHNSKEFLTACLSTVRAATEGLSATVYLVDNGGNDGTAEFVRQNHGWCEVIDSRANGGYSFGNNLGLKAAGFPDSPRFRYALLLNPDTETPPDAFRRMLDHMDSHPDVGVLGPKLALADGSLDLACRRGEPTPLTSFYYIFGLAKIFPKSSRFGRYNMTFLPEDETADVDSVVGACMLMRGEAICKAGLMDESFFMYGEDLDLNLRIKKQGYRVVYWPEVVVKHLKGTSTRKRPERMINAFYDAMRVFHRKHYESHYPAPFNWLVYAAIGLVRQYKLLRARLSPPEKRVVGSTRA, translated from the coding sequence ATGCAAGACGTTGCGATTATTATCGTCTCCCACAACTCCAAAGAATTCCTCACCGCTTGCCTGAGCACCGTCCGGGCCGCGACTGAAGGTTTGAGCGCCACAGTCTATTTGGTGGACAACGGCGGCAACGACGGCACGGCAGAGTTCGTTCGCCAGAACCACGGCTGGTGTGAAGTGATCGACTCACGGGCAAACGGCGGCTACTCGTTCGGCAACAACCTCGGCCTCAAGGCCGCCGGTTTCCCCGACTCGCCCCGGTTTCGCTACGCCCTGCTTCTCAACCCGGACACTGAAACACCGCCCGACGCCTTCCGCCGAATGCTTGACCACATGGACTCGCATCCTGACGTTGGTGTGCTCGGCCCCAAACTCGCGCTGGCCGACGGCTCGCTCGACCTGGCCTGTCGCCGGGGCGAGCCGACGCCGCTCACGTCGTTTTATTACATCTTCGGCCTCGCCAAAATTTTTCCGAAGAGTTCGCGCTTTGGCCGCTACAACATGACCTTCCTGCCTGAAGACGAAACCGCCGATGTGGACTCGGTTGTCGGCGCGTGCATGTTGATGCGCGGCGAAGCCATTTGCAAGGCCGGGTTGATGGACGAAAGCTTCTTCATGTACGGCGAAGACCTTGACCTCAACCTGCGAATCAAAAAGCAAGGCTACCGGGTTGTCTACTGGCCTGAAGTCGTGGTCAAGCACCTCAAGGGCACGTCTACGCGCAAACGACCGGAGCGCATGATCAACGCTTTCTATGATGCCATGCGCGTCTTTCATCGCAAGCACTACGAGAGCCACTACCCGGCTCCGTTCAACTGGCTGGTCTACGCCGCCATCGGCTTGGTGCGCCAGTACAAACTTCTGCGCGCCCGCCTCAGCCCGCCGGAGAAGCGCGTGGTGGGTTCAACTCGCGCTTGA
- a CDS encoding glycosyltransferase family 2 protein, with translation MITFVVVSYNTCAYLERCLATLPGPTIVVDNASTDGSAELATIRNERNLGFGMAANIGIKAAVTPWIFLLNPDVQLLPTSLPPLLAATQDSRVGIIGPSLISQNGDGRRQRSTFPDPTLWRAVKRHLFFAETIAARFSRLRKSVETSEVSVDWLLGAAMLIRRECWAQIGGFDESIFLYGEDWDFCYRARQAGWRVLFAPEAQVIHHGNAAGETFGEDRLTRVTLSELYVIEKHYGARQAQAHRLLATLGSALRAPFSEKHRRLLKALLIGSKN, from the coding sequence GTGATCACCTTCGTCGTCGTCAGTTATAACACTTGCGCTTATCTCGAACGTTGCCTCGCCACTCTCCCGGGCCCAACCATCGTGGTTGACAACGCTTCCACCGACGGCTCCGCTGAGTTGGCGACGATTCGCAACGAGCGCAATCTCGGTTTCGGGATGGCGGCCAACATCGGGATCAAAGCGGCGGTCACACCCTGGATATTTCTTCTCAACCCCGACGTTCAACTGTTACCGACCAGCCTCCCGCCCCTCCTCGCCGCCACTCAGGACTCGCGAGTCGGCATAATCGGCCCGTCACTGATCTCCCAGAATGGGGATGGTCGCCGCCAGCGTTCGACGTTTCCCGACCCGACCCTTTGGCGCGCAGTGAAGCGTCACCTTTTCTTCGCTGAAACCATCGCCGCCCGCTTCAGCAGACTTCGGAAGTCTGTTGAGACTTCCGAAGTCTCTGTTGATTGGCTACTCGGCGCGGCCATGCTCATCCGCCGCGAGTGCTGGGCGCAGATCGGCGGCTTCGACGAGTCTATTTTCTTGTACGGCGAAGATTGGGATTTTTGCTACCGCGCCCGCCAGGCAGGCTGGCGAGTGTTATTCGCGCCCGAAGCGCAAGTCATTCATCACGGCAATGCCGCCGGGGAAACTTTCGGCGAAGATCGGCTGACGCGAGTGACTCTTTCCGAACTGTATGTGATCGAGAAACATTACGGCGCGCGTCAGGCTCAAGCCCATCGCCTGCTGGCGACTCTCGGCTCGGCCCTGCGCGCGCCGTTCTCTGAAAAGCACAGGCGCTTACTCAAGGCGCTTCTGATCGGAAGCAAGAATTAA